In Daucus carota subsp. sativus chromosome 4, DH1 v3.0, whole genome shotgun sequence, one DNA window encodes the following:
- the LOC108217154 gene encoding uncharacterized protein LOC108217154: protein MYSAGGTCVRTPVGDTQYFPVEVGLHQGSVLSPLLFIIVLDGILVMLFADDIVLIAESRSEVNEKLEQWRIALEGYGLRLSRSKTEYLWANFSEEIHEADVAVCIAEARVPQTNTFKYLGSIIQSNGDISADVTHRISTGWLRWRASTGVLCDKSVPLKLKGKFYRVAIRPSLLYGSECWPLRKAQERRIETAEMRMLRWICGNTMIDHIPNDTFRRLLGVESISKKIREGRLRWYGHVRRKCNSALVRRVEHISVRGKRKRGRPRRTWADQLSLDMGALNLTGDMTLDKNDWRRRIRVVETRSRGSRRL, encoded by the coding sequence ATGTATTCAGCAGGGGGGACGTGTGTTAGGACACCCGTCGGGGATACCCAGTATTTTCCAGTTGAGGTGGGTCTTCATCAAGGTTCGGTATTAAGCCCTTtgctttttataattgttttggaTGGGATCTTGGTTATGCTTTTTGCTGATGATATTGTGTTAATCGCCGAGTCTCGAAGTGAGGTTAATGAGAAATTAGAACAATGGCGTATAGCGTTGGAAGGTTATGGATTGCGTCTGAGCCGTTCTAAAACTGAGTATCTCTGGGCCAATTTTAGTGAGGAGATTCATGAGGCGGATGTTGCTGTATGTATTGCGGAGGCCCGTGTACCACAAACTAATACCTTTAAATACTTGGGTTCTATCATTCAGAGTAATGGCGATATTTCTGCGGATGTTACACATCGTATTTCGACAGGATGGCTTCGTTGGCGGGCTTCAACAGGTGTGTTGTGTGATAAGAGTGTacctttgaagttgaagggtAAATTCTATCGTGTAGCAATCAGACCGTCATTATTATATGGTTCTGAGTGTTGGCCATTGAGAAAGGCTCAGGAACGTAGGATAGAGACAGCAGAAATGCGTATGTTGCGTTGGATTTGTGGTAACACCATGATAGATCATATACCGAATGATACTTTTCGACGTCTTTTAGGTGTTGAGTCTATCTCTAAGAAAATAAGGGAGGGACGTTTACGTTGGTATGGACATGTTCGGCGTAAATGTAACTCCGCACTGGTTCGGAGAGTAGAACACATATCGGTTCGGGGCAAGAGAAAGAGGGGTCGGCCTCGTCGGACATGGgctgatcaattaagtttggacatgggagccttaaatctcacgggtgatatgacattagataagaatgattggAGACGGCGTATTAGAGTGGTTGAGACTAGGTCTCGTGGCTCACGGAGGTTATGA